One part of the Aliivibrio fischeri ATCC 7744 = JCM 18803 = DSM 507 genome encodes these proteins:
- a CDS encoding glycine cleavage system protein R has translation MKSIFIAAFVGISSPDLIKRLASVTHEEGGKWLVSKIHYLDTHISAVIKIEVPSEHKQAVQDYFLAQDDLMVTFSDVIDTTVQDTHSKLKVDSEDRAGIVNDISNILQNEGIELIDMDSHRIGVPASGTSVFTATLSLKLPAAANINDLAAEIESLSEDMVVTVI, from the coding sequence ATGAAAAGTATATTTATTGCTGCTTTTGTTGGAATTTCAAGCCCTGATCTTATCAAACGCCTAGCGTCCGTTACTCATGAAGAAGGCGGCAAATGGCTAGTGAGTAAAATCCACTATCTAGATACACATATTTCTGCCGTAATTAAAATTGAAGTCCCTTCCGAACACAAACAAGCAGTCCAAGATTATTTTCTCGCTCAAGATGATCTAATGGTGACCTTTAGTGATGTTATTGATACCACAGTTCAAGATACACACAGCAAATTAAAAGTCGACTCTGAAGATAGAGCGGGTATTGTTAACGATATTAGCAATATTCTTCAAAATGAAGGCATTGAGCTAATCGATATGGACAGTCACCGTATTGGCGTTCCTGCTAGCGGTACAAGCGTATTTACTGCAACTCTTAGCCTTAAACTACCTGCAGCTGCAAACATCAATGATCTTGCTGCTGAAATTGAATCCTTAAGCGAAGACATGGTCGTCACTGTTATTTAA
- the uvrY gene encoding UvrY/SirA/GacA family response regulator transcription factor, which yields MIKVFLVDDHELVRTGIRRILEDVRGIKVVGEADSGEDAVKWCRTEQADIVLMDMNMPGIGGLEATKKILRFNPDVKVIVLTIHTENPFPTKVMQAGAAGYLTKGAGPDEMVNAIRMVQSGQRYLSPEIAQQMALSQFTPDAENPFKELSERELQIMMMITKGEKVTDISEQLNLSPKTVNSYRYRLFSKLNISGDVELTHLAIRHGILDAETL from the coding sequence GTGATTAAAGTATTCCTTGTAGATGATCATGAGCTGGTTCGCACAGGGATTAGACGTATTCTTGAAGACGTCCGTGGAATTAAAGTAGTAGGGGAAGCTGACAGCGGTGAAGATGCCGTTAAATGGTGTCGAACAGAGCAGGCAGATATTGTTCTTATGGATATGAACATGCCTGGCATTGGTGGCTTAGAAGCAACCAAAAAGATTTTAAGATTTAACCCAGATGTGAAAGTTATAGTTTTGACTATTCATACTGAAAACCCATTTCCGACTAAAGTTATGCAAGCCGGTGCTGCTGGTTATTTAACTAAGGGTGCAGGTCCTGATGAAATGGTTAATGCGATTCGTATGGTACAAAGTGGCCAACGCTACTTATCGCCTGAAATTGCACAACAGATGGCGTTAAGTCAATTTACGCCCGACGCGGAGAATCCATTTAAAGAACTTTCTGAACGAGAGTTACAAATAATGATGATGATCACCAAAGGCGAAAAAGTGACGGATATTTCCGAACAACTGAATTTAAGTCCTAAAACAGTGAACAGCTATCGTTATCGCTTATTCAGTAAGTTAAATATAAGTGGAGATGTTGAATTAACTCATCTAGCTATTCGTCATGGTATTTTAGATGCTGAGACGCTGTAG
- a CDS encoding nucleotidyltransferase, translated as MSRFTLPIIDKHSPFQNEFEPVIHDLITHVRSAAPKSVHSIYLYGSVARREAIVGRSNLDVTLITSAPLTNKEQTLINTIKIRFQSKYPQITGVTFNIGEAADALQLESIFSWGFWLRHCCVCIYGDDLSERFGDFEPSWEIAKNMNMDIEEWLGVYIKKISTSQDMAVQVEQQKTIAKKLLRSCYSLVMHRDKGWYDHPVLCARKFLEYYPEKQTEIERVVLLLKGRKVPKRSVLALLNEFGDWVVAEFNKIERKIG; from the coding sequence TTGTCTCGTTTTACTTTACCAATTATTGATAAACACTCTCCATTTCAAAATGAGTTTGAACCAGTAATTCATGATTTAATTACTCATGTTCGCTCTGCTGCACCGAAATCCGTTCATAGTATTTATTTATATGGCAGCGTTGCTAGACGTGAAGCTATTGTTGGCCGTTCTAACCTTGACGTTACCCTTATTACATCTGCACCATTGACCAATAAAGAACAAACGCTAATTAATACAATTAAAATTCGTTTCCAATCTAAATACCCTCAAATTACCGGAGTTACATTTAATATTGGAGAGGCGGCAGATGCGTTGCAATTAGAGTCGATTTTTAGCTGGGGTTTCTGGTTGAGACACTGTTGTGTTTGTATCTATGGTGATGATTTATCAGAACGTTTTGGTGATTTTGAGCCTAGCTGGGAAATCGCGAAAAATATGAACATGGATATTGAAGAATGGTTAGGTGTTTATATTAAAAAAATATCTACTAGCCAAGATATGGCAGTTCAGGTTGAACAACAAAAAACCATCGCCAAAAAGTTATTAAGAAGCTGCTACTCTTTAGTTATGCATCGAGATAAAGGTTGGTACGATCATCCTGTACTTTGTGCTCGAAAATTTTTGGAATATTACCCAGAAAAACAGACTGAAATAGAACGCGTGGTTTTATTATTAAAAGGGCGCAAAGTTCCAAAGCGTTCTGTACTTGCTTTACTTAATGAATTTGGAGATTGGGTTGTAGCTGAATTTAATAAAATTGAACGAAAAATAGGTTAA
- the uvrC gene encoding excinuclease ABC subunit UvrC produces MPSFDSKAFLKSVTHQPGVYRMYNAEADVIYVGKAKDLKKRLSSYFRSNVPSEKTKALVSHIHQVDVTVTHSETEALILEHNYIKQYLPKYNVLLRDDKSYPYIFISQHKHPRISIHRGVKRKKGEYFGPYPDSGAVRESLHLIQKLFPIRQCEDSVYANRHRPCLMHQIGRCLAPCVKGIVSDEEYKEQTDFIRLFLQGKDRQVIQTLVEQMEIASQSLNFEKAAIIRDQIQAMRRVQEQQYVSDDSGDDLDVLGFAIENGLACVHLLMIRQGKILGSRSFFPKIPANTDKEEVFLSFLTQYYLNHTQGRTIPNRVVTSFEFNSDSLEAALTELSGRKVIFQLNPKGMKGRYLKLADTNALTALTSKSNHKLTMYQRFKQLEEALVLSSIQRMECFDISHTMGEKTVASCVVFNQEGPVKSEYRRYNISGITGGDDYAAMAQVLERRYSKQLDIDKIPDIIFIDGGKGQLNRAYEVISKHWEDWPKQPLLLGIAKGVTRKHGLETLVKISGEEFSMPSDSPALHLIQHIRDESHNHAIGGHRAQRAKVRKTSTLQNIDGVGPKRRQALLQYLGGLQELKSASVEEIAKVPGISHSLAEKIHDALKHG; encoded by the coding sequence GTGCCTTCCTTTGATTCAAAAGCGTTCCTAAAATCTGTAACACATCAGCCTGGCGTTTATCGAATGTATAACGCCGAGGCTGACGTTATTTATGTAGGTAAAGCAAAAGACTTAAAAAAACGTTTATCCAGTTATTTTCGTAGTAATGTACCTTCAGAAAAAACTAAGGCGTTAGTTAGCCATATTCATCAAGTTGACGTTACTGTCACTCACTCTGAAACAGAAGCTCTCATCCTTGAACACAATTATATTAAGCAATACTTACCTAAATATAATGTGCTTCTTCGAGATGATAAATCGTATCCTTATATTTTCATTTCACAACATAAGCATCCAAGGATCTCTATCCACCGTGGTGTGAAACGTAAAAAAGGTGAGTACTTTGGCCCTTACCCTGATTCTGGAGCCGTTAGAGAAAGTCTTCACCTCATCCAAAAGTTATTCCCTATTCGCCAATGCGAAGATTCGGTATATGCAAATCGCCATAGACCATGCTTAATGCACCAAATTGGACGTTGCTTAGCCCCTTGTGTTAAAGGGATTGTTAGTGATGAAGAATATAAAGAGCAGACTGATTTTATTCGATTGTTTTTACAAGGTAAGGATAGACAAGTTATTCAAACACTTGTTGAGCAAATGGAGATTGCCAGCCAATCCTTAAATTTTGAAAAAGCAGCGATCATTCGAGATCAAATTCAAGCCATGAGACGAGTACAGGAGCAACAATATGTTTCTGATGACAGTGGTGATGATCTTGATGTTTTAGGGTTTGCAATTGAAAATGGTTTAGCGTGTGTTCACTTATTGATGATTCGTCAGGGGAAGATTTTAGGTAGTCGTAGTTTTTTCCCGAAGATCCCTGCTAATACAGACAAAGAAGAAGTCTTTTTAAGCTTTTTGACTCAATATTACTTAAATCATACGCAAGGTCGAACTATCCCTAACCGTGTAGTAACCAGCTTTGAATTTAATAGTGATAGCTTAGAAGCGGCATTAACTGAATTATCTGGACGAAAAGTTATTTTTCAATTAAATCCAAAAGGGATGAAAGGACGTTATTTAAAATTAGCAGATACCAATGCATTAACGGCTTTAACCAGTAAATCAAATCATAAACTAACAATGTATCAGCGCTTTAAACAATTAGAAGAAGCGTTAGTATTGTCTTCTATTCAGCGTATGGAATGTTTCGATATCAGCCATACGATGGGAGAGAAAACAGTCGCATCGTGTGTTGTTTTTAATCAGGAAGGACCAGTAAAATCAGAGTATCGACGTTATAATATATCGGGCATTACTGGTGGGGATGATTATGCTGCCATGGCGCAAGTTCTTGAACGACGCTATAGTAAACAATTAGATATTGATAAAATCCCTGATATTATTTTTATTGATGGTGGTAAAGGACAATTGAATCGAGCTTATGAGGTTATCAGTAAGCATTGGGAAGATTGGCCTAAGCAGCCATTATTGCTTGGTATCGCAAAAGGTGTTACTCGTAAACATGGGTTAGAAACACTAGTGAAAATTAGTGGAGAAGAGTTTTCAATGCCAAGTGATTCTCCAGCTTTGCATTTGATACAACATATTCGTGATGAGAGTCACAATCATGCTATTGGTGGACACCGAGCACAGCGTGCTAAAGTAAGAAAAACGAGTACCCTTCAAAATATTGATGGGGTTGGTCCAAAACGAAGACAAGCATTATTGCAATATTTAGGTGGCCTACAAGAATTAAAAAGTGCAAGTGTCGAAGAAATAGCCAAAGTGCCGGGCATTAGCCATTCTTTGGCAGAAAAAATACATGATGCGTTGAAACACGGATAA
- a CDS encoding IS4 family transposase has protein sequence MSEFSRELQLTAEFHLPESMDSFRKNIPIEWISEAVNQTGRAAIRKRRFPAEQAVWLVLGIGLMRNRSISDVCDKLELAFPDAKGELPPLATSSIVKARQRIGYEPLRYLFHTTASKWETEESPDLVCGLKLMSVDGTQFKTPETKDNQKLGYATGKATFPSVLAVTLMSTRTHLISDAAFGPITNSEISYAQQLVGSAPNNSLTLFDRGFMSAELFESWRNAGKNTHWLTPIKSKFRYDVLEEFSDYDKLIKMPVSPDAKQKYPHLGDSWQARLVLIPEPKGEIKGFITSLECPVTYPLKDIVEIYWERWEIEQGYGELKQGQLNNQAVLRSLKIEGIYQELWGILISYNLVRLEMKRMADFHKMEPLRISFINALRLIQDEFLWCSGRTPGTVPKKLKNLRESGKRLILPKKRKRKPFPRQVLYKAPRYPYKKRATSC, from the coding sequence ATGTCTGAGTTTTCTCGTGAATTACAATTAACTGCAGAATTTCACCTTCCTGAATCTATGGATTCATTTCGGAAAAATATTCCTATTGAGTGGATTTCAGAAGCCGTTAACCAAACTGGTCGCGCCGCTATCAGAAAGCGCAGATTTCCTGCTGAACAAGCTGTTTGGTTAGTGCTTGGAATTGGCTTAATGCGTAACCGCTCCATTAGCGATGTTTGTGATAAATTAGAATTAGCCTTCCCTGATGCTAAAGGGGAGCTCCCTCCCTTGGCCACAAGTAGTATCGTAAAAGCTAGACAGCGTATTGGTTATGAACCATTACGTTACCTATTTCATACCACTGCGAGTAAATGGGAGACAGAAGAATCGCCTGATTTAGTTTGTGGACTTAAACTCATGAGCGTTGACGGGACTCAATTTAAAACCCCTGAAACTAAGGATAACCAAAAGCTAGGCTACGCGACAGGTAAGGCTACATTTCCTTCAGTTCTTGCTGTTACCCTCATGTCTACACGCACCCACCTTATTTCAGATGCTGCTTTTGGACCAATAACCAATAGTGAAATATCTTATGCACAACAATTAGTTGGCTCCGCTCCAAATAATTCATTAACTCTTTTTGACCGTGGTTTTATGTCCGCTGAACTTTTTGAATCATGGCGTAATGCAGGAAAAAATACTCATTGGTTAACTCCAATAAAAAGTAAATTTAGGTACGACGTTTTAGAAGAGTTTTCAGACTACGATAAACTGATTAAAATGCCAGTTTCGCCTGATGCAAAACAGAAATATCCTCACCTCGGAGATAGCTGGCAAGCTCGTTTAGTTTTAATACCTGAGCCGAAAGGAGAGATCAAAGGGTTTATTACTTCATTAGAGTGTCCTGTGACTTATCCATTGAAAGATATTGTTGAAATTTACTGGGAACGATGGGAAATAGAACAAGGTTATGGTGAATTAAAACAAGGTCAACTTAACAATCAAGCAGTGCTTAGAAGCTTGAAAATAGAAGGAATATATCAAGAGTTATGGGGGATTTTGATTTCTTATAACCTCGTTCGTCTAGAAATGAAAAGAATGGCCGATTTTCATAAAATGGAACCATTAAGAATAAGCTTTATTAATGCGTTAAGGCTAATCCAAGATGAGTTCCTGTGGTGTTCAGGGCGAACACCAGGAACAGTGCCCAAGAAGCTGAAAAATCTACGAGAAAGCGGAAAGCGTCTAATCCTGCCAAAGAAAAGAAAGCGAAAACCATTTCCGCGACAAGTGCTTTATAAAGCACCGCGCTACCCTTATAAAAAAAGAGCCACTAGCTGTTAA
- the pgsA gene encoding CDP-diacylglycerol--glycerol-3-phosphate 3-phosphatidyltransferase translates to MRLTIPNILTFIRLALIPVFVVVFYLPYEWSAVAAAMVFWVAGFTDWLDGLLARKLGQTSRFGAFLDPVADKVMVAAALILITEHYHTIWITIPAITMIAREIIISALREWMAEIGKRASVAVSWVGKVKTVSQMFALWVLIWRYDDWMIWLGYAALYIATILTYWSMVQYLAAAKDDLLNADE, encoded by the coding sequence ATGCGATTAACAATACCAAATATACTCACGTTTATCCGACTAGCACTGATCCCTGTGTTTGTTGTTGTGTTCTACTTGCCTTATGAATGGTCAGCTGTAGCTGCTGCAATGGTATTCTGGGTTGCAGGTTTTACTGATTGGTTAGATGGACTTTTAGCTCGTAAACTGGGGCAAACTTCTCGCTTTGGTGCTTTTTTAGACCCAGTTGCTGATAAAGTGATGGTAGCTGCTGCTTTAATTTTAATTACTGAGCATTACCATACCATTTGGATCACCATTCCTGCGATTACAATGATTGCACGTGAAATTATTATTTCTGCTTTACGAGAGTGGATGGCTGAAATAGGAAAACGAGCAAGTGTTGCTGTATCTTGGGTTGGTAAAGTAAAAACTGTATCTCAAATGTTTGCGCTTTGGGTTCTTATCTGGCGTTACGATGACTGGATGATCTGGTTAGGTTATGCTGCTCTATATATTGCAACCATTTTGACATACTGGTCGATGGTGCAGTACTTAGCTGCAGCAAAAGATGATCTACTTAATGCAGACGAATAG
- the yccS gene encoding YccS family putative transporter, giving the protein MTYRQIFRQYWANKTINYSIRVLLALVGAVIPCWYLEQNTAITPLILGIIAAALAETDDKLSGRLKALFFTFICFAIAAFSIEILFHTPILFAIGLFCSTIAFIMLGALGPRYASIAFGSLLIAIYTMLGAAESPNLWYQPTLLLGGAAWYYTISLTWQIFWPLQPVQQNLATVFETMATYLNSKSELFHPVTNLVPQPYRLQEAKNNAQMVTALNNSKASLLTRAKRGHVVGASDKFLKIYFIAQDIHERVSSSHYRYQDLANTFNRSDILFRFKHLLHSQSLACKEVARCLSLGLPYQHDNASIFALDELQQSLIALKEQQKPEWRLSLIQLDYLFNNLATVERQFANISNPERALETEEDTVLADQGAHTPKAMWQRLRANLTTDSVLFRHAIRMALALTAGYGIIQAFELERGYWILLTTLFVCQPNYSATKEKLVARVAGTLIGLLAGTTLLVLFPSLDSQLVLMVISGVLFFAFRLANYGFATAFITMLVLFCFNQLGEGYAVILPRLGDTLVGCALAVLAVTYILPDWQAKRLDKVMSDTVHAHQDYLSNIISQYRAGKKDSLQYRLSRREAHNSEAALSSAISNMLIEPGKYQTAVDESFRFLCLCHAMLSYISALGAHRMRLKDEETHQLVAESHRIIHAHLNQIQCQLNNTDCNDKLNTVKEESIEKRLSEWRDEDENSIRMVLQQLHLIHQILPEMHTLSASLSTQIHKMKTSAKV; this is encoded by the coding sequence GTGACTTATCGCCAGATTTTTCGCCAATATTGGGCCAATAAAACCATCAATTATAGTATCAGGGTATTACTCGCTCTTGTTGGTGCAGTTATTCCCTGTTGGTATCTTGAGCAAAATACGGCAATTACTCCACTCATTCTTGGAATTATTGCGGCCGCATTAGCTGAAACTGACGATAAACTATCCGGAAGACTCAAAGCCTTATTCTTCACTTTCATCTGTTTTGCTATTGCTGCTTTCTCCATTGAGATTCTCTTTCATACACCAATTTTATTTGCGATTGGATTATTTTGCTCAACCATTGCATTTATTATGCTTGGAGCTCTAGGTCCTCGCTATGCTAGCATTGCTTTTGGCTCACTACTTATCGCTATTTATACCATGCTAGGTGCTGCCGAAAGTCCAAATCTTTGGTATCAGCCAACCCTTTTACTAGGGGGTGCAGCTTGGTATTACACTATCTCGTTAACATGGCAAATATTTTGGCCATTGCAGCCAGTTCAACAAAACCTAGCAACTGTATTTGAAACCATGGCTACGTACTTAAATAGTAAAAGTGAGTTATTCCATCCTGTAACCAATCTAGTTCCACAGCCTTATCGCCTTCAAGAAGCCAAAAATAATGCTCAAATGGTAACTGCACTTAATAATAGTAAAGCATCGTTATTAACAAGAGCAAAGCGTGGCCATGTGGTTGGTGCTAGCGATAAGTTTTTAAAAATATATTTTATTGCACAAGACATTCATGAACGTGTAAGTTCTAGTCATTATCGCTATCAAGATTTAGCCAATACGTTTAATCGCAGTGATATTTTATTCCGCTTTAAACATCTACTGCATAGCCAATCATTAGCATGTAAAGAAGTTGCTCGCTGCTTATCTCTTGGTTTGCCTTATCAACATGATAACGCTTCTATTTTTGCTTTAGATGAATTACAGCAATCACTTATTGCATTAAAAGAGCAACAAAAACCAGAATGGCGGTTATCTCTTATTCAATTGGATTACCTGTTTAATAACTTAGCAACGGTTGAGCGCCAATTTGCTAATATTAGTAATCCAGAAAGGGCATTAGAAACAGAAGAAGATACAGTTTTAGCAGATCAAGGCGCTCACACTCCTAAGGCCATGTGGCAACGATTAAGAGCTAACTTAACTACGGATTCAGTCTTATTTAGACACGCTATTCGCATGGCGTTAGCCTTAACTGCCGGTTATGGCATTATCCAGGCATTTGAATTAGAACGTGGTTATTGGATTTTGCTCACTACCCTATTTGTTTGTCAGCCAAACTACAGTGCAACTAAAGAAAAACTTGTGGCACGAGTTGCTGGGACTTTAATTGGTTTATTAGCAGGAACAACTCTACTAGTTCTATTTCCATCTTTAGATAGCCAACTCGTATTAATGGTTATTTCTGGCGTATTGTTCTTTGCGTTCCGCCTTGCTAACTATGGATTTGCGACTGCCTTTATCACGATGCTTGTTTTATTCTGCTTTAACCAATTAGGTGAAGGTTACGCAGTCATTTTACCAAGATTAGGGGATACTCTCGTTGGCTGTGCTCTTGCGGTATTAGCGGTAACTTATATTCTTCCTGATTGGCAAGCAAAACGTCTAGATAAAGTTATGTCTGATACGGTGCATGCTCACCAAGATTACTTATCGAATATAATTTCTCAATATCGAGCAGGAAAGAAAGATTCTCTTCAGTATCGTTTATCACGCCGTGAAGCTCATAATAGCGAGGCGGCACTTAGTTCGGCGATCAGTAACATGTTGATTGAACCTGGGAAATACCAAACGGCTGTCGATGAATCCTTCCGCTTTTTATGCCTTTGTCATGCGATGTTAAGCTATATATCTGCACTTGGAGCTCATCGTATGCGTTTAAAAGATGAAGAAACGCATCAATTAGTTGCTGAATCACATCGTATTATTCATGCTCATTTAAATCAGATTCAATGCCAGTTAAACAATACTGATTGCAATGATAAACTAAATACCGTTAAAGAAGAGAGTATCGAAAAACGTCTTTCAGAATGGCGTGATGAAGATGAAAACTCAATTAGAATGGTATTGCAGCAATTGCATTTAATTCACCAAATATTACCTGAAATGCATACTTTATCTGCTTCACTAAGCACACAAATTCACAAAATGAAAACAAGTGCTAAAGTTTGA
- a CDS encoding DNA polymerase II, giving the protein MNSPQQGFLLTRQTREINNQSLVDLWVKCDDHIAHLLIENEDAVTFILENKRSQYEACLQKENIPFHIKPTALSTFNHDSVLGLYFKNTYQKRSATQLIDQLHLPIYESDIRLADRYLMERFICGGLSFIGNPVQKKDHIEYRNVKVKTTDRSPKFSMVSLDIECSEKGILYSIALHSELDTRIIMVGDSQDSDLSIQWVENEKALLLALESWFYQFDPDIIIGWNVINFDFRLLIQRAKWHKLPFRIGRGNSSLYWRDSDKNRQQGFLSFPGRVVLDGIDALKTATYHFSSWSLESVAQELLKEGKSINDQSDKMSEINRMYREDKLSLAKYNLQDCVLVTRIFEHTHLLEFLIERTKLTGVELDRVGGSVAAFTNLYLPRLHRAGYIAPNLESENWIASPGGYVMNSKPGLYQSVIVLDFKSLYPSIIRTFNIDPLGLIEGLKQEVGTEDNQAIDGFRGGRFHRYKHFLPKLIENLWSARDEAKRNNEKAFSQAIKIIMNSFYGVLGSSGCRFFDHRLASSITMRGHEIMKMTRELIEAEGYEVIYGDTDSTFVTLGQSMSSKEADAIGSSLVEKINQWWISHLSEKYAIDSALEIEYETHYRTFLMPTIRGSETGSKKRYAGLVKKEGKEEIVFKGLETVRTDWTPLSQEFQKTLFHKVFHQQDVKEYVRQYVDDTKQGKLDKQLIYRKRLRRQLDEYQKNVPPHVKAARLADYRNQQIGKRPQYQYGGWIEYVITTAGPEPIEYINNPIDYDHYVEKQLKPIADGILPFIGLDFNELSNSQLGLF; this is encoded by the coding sequence TTGAATTCACCTCAACAGGGTTTTTTGCTTACACGTCAAACTAGAGAAATTAATAATCAAAGTTTAGTCGATCTCTGGGTTAAGTGTGATGACCATATTGCACACTTACTTATTGAAAACGAAGATGCAGTTACCTTCATATTAGAAAATAAGCGCTCTCAGTATGAAGCCTGTTTACAGAAAGAAAATATCCCTTTTCATATAAAACCGACGGCATTATCCACATTTAATCATGATTCCGTGCTCGGTTTATATTTTAAAAATACCTATCAGAAACGATCAGCGACGCAACTTATTGATCAGTTACATCTACCTATATATGAAAGCGATATTCGTTTAGCTGATCGTTATTTAATGGAACGTTTTATTTGTGGTGGTCTATCATTTATTGGCAACCCAGTACAAAAAAAAGACCATATTGAATATCGTAATGTAAAAGTTAAAACGACGGATCGTTCACCTAAATTTAGTATGGTTTCATTAGATATTGAGTGCTCAGAAAAAGGCATTCTATATTCTATTGCTCTACATAGTGAACTCGATACACGTATTATCATGGTGGGCGACTCACAAGACAGTGATTTGTCTATTCAATGGGTGGAAAATGAAAAAGCACTGCTTCTTGCTTTAGAGTCTTGGTTTTATCAATTTGATCCAGACATTATTATTGGCTGGAATGTGATTAATTTTGATTTTCGATTATTAATTCAGAGAGCAAAATGGCACAAATTACCTTTTCGTATTGGTCGGGGTAATAGTTCGCTTTATTGGCGTGATTCGGATAAAAATCGCCAACAAGGTTTTTTATCTTTTCCTGGACGCGTTGTGCTAGACGGTATTGATGCCTTGAAAACTGCGACTTATCATTTCTCTAGTTGGTCACTTGAATCCGTAGCTCAAGAGTTATTGAAAGAAGGTAAATCGATTAATGATCAAAGTGATAAAATGTCTGAGATCAATCGAATGTATCGAGAAGATAAACTTTCTTTAGCCAAATATAACCTTCAAGATTGTGTTTTAGTTACTCGTATATTCGAACATACTCATCTATTAGAGTTTTTGATTGAGCGAACGAAATTAACGGGGGTTGAGCTTGATCGTGTTGGTGGTTCCGTTGCTGCATTTACTAACTTGTATTTACCAAGACTCCATCGAGCAGGGTATATTGCCCCTAATTTAGAGAGTGAAAATTGGATTGCAAGTCCTGGCGGTTATGTAATGAACTCTAAGCCAGGTTTATATCAATCTGTTATCGTTCTTGATTTTAAGTCTCTTTACCCTTCGATTATTCGTACCTTTAATATTGACCCTTTAGGCTTGATTGAAGGATTAAAACAAGAAGTAGGTACGGAAGATAATCAAGCCATTGATGGTTTTAGAGGGGGACGATTTCATCGTTATAAACACTTCTTACCTAAATTAATTGAAAATTTATGGTCCGCTCGAGATGAAGCAAAAAGAAATAATGAAAAAGCATTTTCTCAAGCAATAAAAATCATAATGAACTCATTTTATGGGGTGCTAGGTTCGTCAGGGTGCCGTTTTTTTGATCATCGATTGGCCTCTTCAATAACCATGCGTGGGCATGAAATTATGAAAATGACGCGTGAGTTGATTGAAGCTGAAGGTTATGAAGTGATATACGGCGATACTGATTCTACGTTTGTTACTCTTGGGCAATCAATGTCATCTAAAGAAGCTGACGCTATTGGTTCATCTTTAGTTGAAAAGATAAATCAGTGGTGGATTTCCCACTTATCTGAAAAATACGCAATTGATTCAGCATTAGAAATTGAATATGAAACTCATTATCGAACGTTTTTAATGCCGACGATTCGAGGATCAGAAACTGGGTCTAAAAAGCGTTATGCTGGTTTAGTAAAAAAAGAAGGTAAGGAAGAAATTGTATTTAAAGGATTAGAGACTGTGAGAACGGATTGGACTCCATTATCACAAGAATTTCAGAAAACGTTATTCCATAAAGTGTTTCATCAGCAAGATGTAAAGGAATACGTCCGACAATATGTCGATGATACTAAGCAGGGCAAATTAGATAAGCAACTTATTTATAGAAAGCGTTTGAGAAGACAGTTGGATGAATACCAAAAGAACGTTCCTCCTCACGTTAAAGCGGCACGATTAGCGGATTATCGGAATCAACAAATAGGAAAAAGGCCTCAATATCAATATGGTGGATGGATAGAGTATGTTATTACCACTGCAGGACCTGAACCGATTGAATATATAAATAATCCGATTGATTATGACCATTATGTAGAGAAACAATTGAAACCGATCGCGGATGGAATTCTCCCTTTTATCGGTTTAGATTTTAATGAATTATCTAACTCTCAATTAGGTCTATTTTAA